Proteins encoded by one window of Flagellimonas lutaonensis:
- a CDS encoding sulfite exporter TauE/SafE family protein: MNEVSLLDWFLAFTAIFLLGISKSGLKGLSIFNVTLLALAFGARESTGILIPLLLVGDVFAVLYYNRHTQWRYILRFLPWMISGILIGVFLGKNLPETQFKIGMVIVIFISLGVLTYWDRRKSKKVPTHWTFAGGVGILAGICTMIGNLAGAFTNIFFLAMRLPKNEFVGTAAWLFLITNLFKLPFHIWVWKTITPETVGINLKLLPAILVGLAIGVRIVRRINEKQYRRFILIVTAIGAVVILLR, translated from the coding sequence ATGAACGAGGTCTCTTTATTGGATTGGTTTCTGGCCTTCACTGCCATCTTCTTGCTCGGCATTTCAAAATCGGGGCTCAAGGGACTCTCTATCTTCAATGTAACCTTGCTGGCACTGGCCTTTGGGGCTCGTGAATCAACCGGAATTTTGATACCATTGCTCTTGGTCGGCGACGTATTTGCCGTGCTCTACTATAACCGCCATACCCAGTGGCGCTATATTCTGCGGTTTTTGCCATGGATGATCTCCGGGATACTCATCGGTGTATTTCTTGGAAAAAATCTGCCGGAGACACAATTTAAGATTGGAATGGTCATTGTGATCTTCATCAGCTTAGGGGTTTTGACCTATTGGGATCGGCGCAAATCAAAAAAAGTGCCCACCCATTGGACATTTGCCGGGGGGGTCGGTATTTTGGCGGGTATCTGCACCATGATTGGAAACTTGGCCGGTGCCTTTACGAATATTTTCTTTTTGGCCATGCGCTTGCCCAAAAACGAGTTTGTGGGCACGGCCGCTTGGCTCTTTTTGATTACCAACCTGTTCAAATTGCCTTTTCATATTTGGGTCTGGAAAACCATAACCCCAGAAACCGTGGGCATCAACCTAAAACTTTTGCCCGCCATTTTGGTCGGATTGGCCATTGGCGTTAGAATTGTAAGACGCATCAACGAGAAGCAGTACCGACGCTTTATTCTGATCGTTACGGCCATTGGGGCGGTGGTGATTTTGTTGCGTTAA
- a CDS encoding hybrid sensor histidine kinase/response regulator: MLEQYKQRYIGKNIQFIFTDSEGVVQESDYAIFTIEKGAHITEAHLFFECISSVARATENEFLFNCVHLAIGEREYIVDIKMVKEETGILIVIFDLTEHYNEYQMVAQARNESIIRSELVAIKNKELEEREKFKDRFIQNFSHELRNPLTSILAMNNVLANTPLNPEQKQILDFLKESNNNLRLMLEDVLSLSMMSAGKLDLQNKLFGLARLFDLLRFTYEAKAKLKGISFTMELDGRMPSYVEGDRLRLYQVLTNLLDNAIKVTAQGKVQLKVSLNQKWANKVNLRFEVSDTGPGIAQENLTLIFDSFSRVENSTKIQGRGLGLTIVRGLLELMGSEIKVQSSEGKGSTFYFDISLKYPLRAVQEEKAQKKLKKGATTKKYAKKKGKYKLLLVEDDEVVQMALFKSLIDTQRFYIDLAEDGAEVLEMVINNEYDVVVLDAILPNISGDHITRLIRELPFKKVNKIPIIGITAHLFDNNVEKCRAAGMNDILIKPFEITTLLDAIDRHLR, from the coding sequence ATGCTTGAACAGTATAAGCAACGGTACATAGGCAAGAATATCCAGTTCATCTTCACCGATTCCGAGGGAGTTGTGCAAGAGAGCGACTATGCCATTTTTACCATTGAGAAAGGCGCCCACATTACTGAGGCACATCTTTTTTTTGAATGTATTTCTTCGGTGGCTAGAGCCACGGAAAATGAATTTTTGTTCAACTGTGTGCATTTAGCCATTGGCGAACGGGAGTATATCGTTGACATCAAAATGGTCAAAGAAGAAACTGGGATACTGATCGTGATTTTCGACCTGACAGAACACTACAATGAGTATCAAATGGTCGCCCAGGCCCGAAACGAGTCCATTATTCGTTCAGAGCTTGTCGCCATCAAGAACAAAGAACTTGAAGAGCGCGAAAAGTTTAAGGATCGCTTCATACAAAATTTCAGCCATGAGCTTCGAAATCCGCTGACCAGTATCTTGGCCATGAACAATGTTTTGGCCAACACGCCCCTAAACCCAGAGCAAAAGCAAATTCTCGATTTTCTGAAAGAGTCAAACAACAATCTTAGACTGATGCTCGAAGATGTGCTGAGTCTTAGCATGATGTCAGCGGGCAAGCTAGACCTTCAAAACAAGCTCTTTGGCCTGGCGCGGTTGTTTGACCTTTTACGCTTTACCTATGAGGCCAAGGCCAAGCTTAAGGGCATCTCATTTACCATGGAACTTGATGGCCGCATGCCGTCGTACGTTGAAGGTGACCGACTGAGGCTGTACCAAGTGCTTACCAATCTTTTGGACAATGCCATCAAGGTCACAGCACAGGGGAAGGTTCAACTTAAAGTCTCTTTGAACCAAAAGTGGGCCAACAAAGTAAACCTGCGCTTTGAGGTTTCAGATACAGGCCCTGGAATAGCCCAAGAGAACCTCACACTTATTTTTGATAGTTTTTCAAGGGTTGAAAATTCGACCAAAATCCAAGGCCGTGGCCTCGGTCTCACAATCGTAAGGGGTCTTCTTGAACTCATGGGGAGTGAGATCAAAGTGCAATCGTCCGAGGGCAAAGGTTCCACTTTTTATTTTGACATTTCATTGAAGTATCCCTTGCGAGCCGTACAAGAAGAGAAAGCCCAAAAAAAGCTGAAAAAAGGAGCAACGACGAAAAAATATGCAAAAAAGAAGGGCAAATATAAATTGTTGCTTGTCGAAGACGATGAGGTGGTACAAATGGCGCTGTTCAAATCGTTGATCGATACGCAAAGGTTCTACATTGATTTGGCCGAAGATGGTGCCGAGGTTTTAGAAATGGTCATCAACAATGAATATGACGTAGTGGTCTTAGATGCCATTTTGCCCAATATTTCGGGCGATCACATAACCCGTTTAATTAGGGAACTGCCCTTTAAAAAGGTAAACAAAATACCCATTATTGGAATCACTGCCCACCTGTTTGACAACAATGTTGAGAAATGCAGGGCAGCCGGCATGAACGACATTCTCATTAAACCTTTTGAGATCACCACCCTTTTGGATGCAATCGATAGGCACCTACGGTAA
- a CDS encoding Rab family GTPase: MQKSKKVVVLGHFGVGKTSLIRRFVENSFSDKYKVTIGVHISKKVVQLEGDQSISMILWDLEGTDDVRFIRAPYLLGTHGALFVFDVTRPSTFQNINEDLALVSEKIPDTPILVVGNKLDLVDQGDLKTLLDENHISCDFLTSAKTGGSVEEVFHEMAMLLNNDA, from the coding sequence ATGCAAAAATCTAAAAAAGTAGTGGTCTTGGGCCATTTTGGGGTGGGCAAGACCTCATTGATCAGAAGGTTCGTCGAGAACAGTTTTTCAGATAAATATAAAGTTACCATTGGGGTGCATATCTCCAAAAAAGTGGTGCAACTAGAAGGGGATCAATCCATCTCCATGATTTTGTGGGACCTTGAGGGTACCGATGATGTTAGATTTATCAGGGCCCCGTACCTCTTGGGCACCCATGGAGCACTCTTTGTTTTCGATGTAACAAGGCCCTCGACTTTTCAGAATATCAATGAAGACTTGGCTTTGGTGTCGGAAAAAATTCCTGATACGCCTATTTTGGTCGTGGGAAACAAACTCGACTTGGTGGACCAAGGCGATTTAAAAACCCTTTTGGACGAGAACCATATCTCCTGTGATTTTTTGACCAGCGCCAAGACCGGTGGTTCCGTAGAAGAAGTTTTTCATGAAATGGCAATGCTATTGAACAACGATGCTTGA